A genome region from Lytechinus pictus isolate F3 Inbred chromosome 14, Lp3.0, whole genome shotgun sequence includes the following:
- the LOC135156627 gene encoding E3 ubiquitin-protein ligase TRIM71-like — translation MAEKCGSEKASSTSPNLICPLCLDIFVEATILTSCGHTFCRRCLKKYDLTHQDLDHMVCPLCREITKLSANRVDDLRLNVSINGCVDDYHAKCGGMNAVLEMCQKCTACKSLKDAVSFCLTCNCYMCDKCLFSHQQLTMFFDGHEIVSMDEVIEGKVSIGHLFEKCSIHKQENKDMFCEDCKVHVCHKCILVDHQNHKIKNQINFEQELRQKVTDLAQRCADKKAELEKNIQNIEIQRHEVHTAVQTLLDDVRQAYSIKAKELEENLRNLTEQIHALKHSFDDDLDVVKSKHRQRIKGICSSITLVDNDRLGHLETDTLSAHILLCEELDTMLKEVTDHTSVEAIKKKAQEKRFKPADNARLDLGSISEYTDHPSTAAIKKKAQEKRFKPADDTRLDLGSISGSDPKMDVIQCVDLRGGMYGMARYSNSTVAIGYGDYAQGIDIIDSNGGKQQYSNTPLSDMKCSDLVLQRDGSLCVSTGKTEAHIYSPLGSRKATIHVRNNRYLLRVNSSPSDEIIITNYRKQVYIYDPTGSTLKHTVQTKHYTRQASTTRTGLIVTSSCWGDPSVVTVYDRDGNAGKSLQAPQGVYTYAAVDEQDRVYIASVDWKNGKVVIRLYDLDGLNLKERVEFNALDMTLGWNWCYLVSLSPDMLAFASYMKLYFIKVSL, via the exons ATGGCTGAGAAGTGTGGATCAGAGAAAGCATCAAGCACTTCACCGAACCTGATATGTCCATTATGTCTTGATATATTTGTCGAGGCAACAATCCTGACTTCATGTGGACACACATTTTGTAGGCGATGCCTCAAGAAATACGATCTAACCCACCAGGACCTTGATCACATGGTCTGTCCTCTCTGCAGGGAGATCACCAAGCTGTCTGCCAACCGTGTCGATGATCTCCGCCTCAATGTCTCCATCAACGGATGCGTAGACGATTACCACGCCAAGTGTGGAGGAATGAATGCTGTCCTTGAGATGTGCCAGAAATGCACCGCTTGCAAGTCTCTGAAAGACGCCGTGTCCTTCTGCTTAACATGTAATTGTTACATGTGTGATAAGTGTCTGTTTTCTCATCAACAGCTTACCATGTTCTTTGACGGTCATGAGATTGTCTCCATGGATGAAGTCATCGAAGGAAAGGTCAGCATTGGTCATTTATTCGAGAAGTGTTCCATCCACAAACAAGAAAACAAGGATATGTTTTGTGAGGATTGTAAGGTCCATGTCTGTCACAAGTGCATACTCGTTGatcatcaaaatcacaaaatcaagAACCAGATTAACTTTGAGCAGGAGTTGCGACAGAAG GTGACAGACCTTGCTCAGCGATGTGCTGACAAGAAAGCAGAGCTGGAGAAGAACATTCAGAACATAGAAATACAACGTCATGAGGTACACACTGCAGTGCAGACACTACTAGATGATGTCAGGCAAGCCTACAGTATCAAGGCCAAGGAACTGGAAGAAAATCTTCGAAATCTCACCGAGCAAATACATGCCTTAAAGCATAGTTTTGATGACGACCTCGACGTCGTGAAGTCAAAACATCGACAGAGGATCAAGGGTATTTGTAGTTCAATAACATTGGTTGATAATGACAGACTGGGTCATCTTGAGACAGACACTCTATCTGCTCATATCTTGCTCTGTGAGGAGCTGGATACCATGCTGAAGGAGGTTACTGATCACACTTCTGTGGAAGCTATTAAGAAGAAAGCACAGGAGAAGAGGTTCAAACCAGCAGACAATGCCCGTCTTGACCTCGGGAGTATCTCAGAATATACTGATCATCCATCTACGGCAGCCATAAAGAAGAAAGCACAAGAGAAGAGGTTCAAACCAGCAGACGATACTCGTCTTGACCTCGGGAGCATCTCAGGATCAGATCCCAAGATGGATGTCATTCAGTGTGTTGATCTACGGGGAGGGATGTATGGTATGGCACGGTACTCCAATAGCACTGTCGCTATCGGGTATGGGGATTATGCACAAGGTATTGATATCATTGATTCAAATGGTGGTAAGCAGCAGTATAGTAACACACCCTTAAGTGACATGAAATGTAGTGATCTGGTCTTGCAACGGGACGGGTCGTTATGCGTGTCGACTGGTAAAACAGAAGCCCACATCTATTCTCCCCTTGGCTCCAGGAAAGCAACAATCCACGTGAGAAACAATAGATATCTTCTCAGAGTTAACAGTAGTCCATCAgatgaaatcatcattactaactaTAGAAAACAAGTCTATATCTATGACCCGACGGGATCCACTCTTAAGCACACTGTTCAAACAAAGCACTATACGAGGCAGGCATCTACCACCAGGACGGGTTTGATCGTCACGAGTTCATGTTGGGGCGATCCAAGCGTAGTGACGGTCTATGACAGGGATGGGAATGCTGGTAAGTCTCTACAAGCTCCACAGGGTGTCTACACGTATGCTGCCGTGGATGAGCAGGACAGGGTGTATATAGCGAGTGTTGATTGGAAGAATGGGAAGGTGGTGATCAGGCTCTATGATCTTGATGGTTTGAACCTGAAGGAAAGAGTTGAGTTCAATGCACTTGATATGACATTGGGTTGGAATTGGTGTTACTTGGTTTCCCTCTCCCCAGACATGCTCGCCTTTGCTTCTTACATGAAGTTATATTTCATCAAGGTATCACTGTAA
- the LOC135156641 gene encoding E3 ubiquitin-protein ligase TRIM45-like, whose product MAEKCGSEKASSSSPNLICPLCLDIFVEATILTSCGHTFCRRCLKKYDLTHQDLDHMVCPLCREITKLSANRVDDLRLNVSINGCVDDYHAKCGGMNAVLEMCQKCTACKSLKDAVSFCRTCNCFMCDECLHCHQHLTTLFDGHEIVSMDDVIEEKVSIGHLFEKCSIHKQENKDMFCEDCKVHVCQKCALVDHQNHKIKNQVDFEQELRRKVTGLAQRCADKKAELEKNIQNIEIQRHEVHTAVQTLLDDVRQAYSIKAKELEENLRSLTDQINALERSFDDDLDVLKSKDRQRIKSICSSITLVDNDRLGHLETDTLSAHILLCEELDAMLKEVSRHTSAEAIKKKAQEKRFKPADCTRLDLGSISGSDPKMEVIQCVDLREGVQGMARYSQSTVAIGYGGSAQGIDIIDSNGGKQQYSNTPLSDMKCCDLVLQRDGRLCVSTGKTEAHIYSPLGSRKATIHVRGNGYYLGVNRSPTDEIIITNYGKQVYMYDPTGSTLKHTVQTKHSAYQASTTRTGLIVTSSCFDDPSVVTVYDRDGNAGESLQAPEDVHLYAAVDEQDRVYVASVDKKNSSVVIRLYDLDGLNMRERVEFNALDMTLDSYWCYLVSLSPDMLAFACNKKLYFIKVSL is encoded by the exons ATGGCTGAGAAGTGTGGATCAGAGAAAGCATCAAGCTCTTCACCGAACCTGATATGTCCATTATGTCTTGATATATTTGTCGAGGCGACAATCTTAACATCATGTGGACACACATTTTGTAGGCGATGCCTCAAGAAATACGATCTAACCCACCAGGACCTTGATCACATGGTCTGTCCTCTCTGCAGGGAGATCACCAAGTTGTCCGCCAACCGTGTCGATGATCTCCGCCTCAATGTCTCCATCAACGGATGCGTAGACGATTACCACGCCAAGTGTGGAGGGATGAATGCTGTCCTTGAGATGTGCCAGAAATGCACCGCTTGCAAGTCTCTGAAAGACGCTGTATCATTCTGCAGAACATGTAATTGTTTTATGTGTGATGAGTGCTTACATTGCCATCAACATCTTACCACGTTGTTTGACGGTCATGAGATCGTATCAATGGATGATGTCATCGAAGAAAAGGTCAGCATTGGTCATTTATTCGAGAAGTGTTCCATCcacaaacaagaaaacaaagatatgttttgtgagGATTGTAAGGTCCATGTCTGTCAAAAGTGCGCACTCGTTGatcatcaaaatcacaaaatcaagAACCAGGTTGACTTTGAGCAGGAGTTGCGACGGAAg GTGACAGGACTTGCCCAACGCTGCGCTGACAAGAAAGCAGAGCTAGAGAAGAACATTCAGAACATAGAAATACAACGTCATGAGGTACACACTGCAGTGCAAACACTACTAGATGATGTCAGACAAGCCTACAGCATCAAGGCCAAGGAGCTGGAAGAAAATCTTCGAAGTCTTACCGACCAAATAAATGCCTTAGAACGTAGTTTTGATGACGACCTCGACGTCTTGAAGTCAAAAGATCGACAGAGGATCAAGAGTATTTGTAGCTCAATTACTTTGGTAGATAATGACAGACTGGGTCATCTTGAGACAGACACTCTATCTGCTCATATCTTGCTCTGTGAGGAGCTGGATGCCATGCTGAAGGAGGTTTCCCGTCACACTTCTGCGGAAGCTATTAAGAAGAAAGCACAGGAGAAGAGGTTCAAACCAGCGGACTGTACTCGTCTTGACCTCGGGAGTATCTCAGGATCAGATCCCAAGATGGAAGTCATTCAGTGTGTTGATCTACGGGAAGGGGTGCAAGGTATGGCCCGGTACTCGCAAAGCACTGTCGCTATCGGGTATGGGGGGAGTGCACAAGGTATTGATATCATTGATTCAAATGGTGGTAAGCAGCAGTATAGTAACACACCCTTAAGTGACATGAAATGTTGTGATCTGGTCTTGCAACGGGACGGGAGGTTATGCGTGTCTACTGGTAAAACAGAAGCCCACATCTATTCTCCCCTTGGCTCCAGGAAAGCTACAATCCACGTGAGAGGCAATGGATATTATCTCGGAGTTAACAGGAGTCCAACAgatgaaatcatcattactaactaTGGAAAACAAGTCTATATGTATGACCCGACGGGATCCACTCTTAAACACACTGTTCAAACAAAGCACAGTGCGTATCAGGCATCTACCACCAGGACGGGTTTGATTGTCACCAGTTCATGTTTTGACGATCCAAGCGTGGTGACGGTCTATGACAGGGATGGGAATGCTGGTGAGTCTCTACAAGCTCCAGAGGATGTCCACCTGTATGCTGCCGTGGATGAGCAGGACAGGGTGTATGTAGCGAGTGTTGATAAGAAGAATAGTAGCGTAGTGATCAGACTCTATGATCTTGATGGTCTGAACATGAGGGAAAGAGTTGAGTTCAATGCACTAGATATGACATTGGATAGTTATTGGTGTTACTTGGTTTCCCTCTCCCCAGACATGCTCGCCTTTGCTTGTAACAAGAAGTTATATTTCATCAAAGTATCACTGTAA
- the LOC135156593 gene encoding prostatic spermine-binding protein-like, which yields MIDDDDDDDCDEDYSNDGSRGGSDGDDDEYYDDDDEGNVGPCGINGDNFNNDGGEDDSDDDVTMMIVLMMMMVVMTTTTMIVARGDEDGGKDDDDDDDDDDDSGNDEVMMIVITE from the coding sequence atgatagatgatgatgatgatgatgattgtgatgaagaTTATTCAAATGATGGTAGCCGTGGCGGtagtgatggtgacgatgatgaatattatgatgatgatgatgaaggtaatGTTGGTCCTTGTGGTATTAATGGTgataattttaataatgatggtggtgaagatgatagCGATGATGATGTAACGATGATGATagtattaatgatgatgatggtggtgatgacgacgacgacgatgatagTGGCAcgtggtgatgaagatggtggtaaagatgatgatgacgacgatgacgatgatgatgatagtggaaATGAtgaggtgatgatgatagttataACGGAATAA